From Micromonospora echinospora, one genomic window encodes:
- a CDS encoding rhomboid family intramembrane serine protease encodes MTFDGGSSGDPNRFGSEAFYASLGRAFVAMCAVVPVLFLVEALDVWLGAGFDPAAGIIPKRIDGLDGVFFSPFLHHGFDHLYSNSIPLILLGTFVLAAGVRRFLWSTLVIILVSGLGVWFTGSPNSIVVGASGVIFGYLGLLLTRGVVERTWWNFAVVLLVGLLYGWQLVGILPTDERISWQGHLFGLVGGVLAAVLFRRRPGVDAGYPLTTS; translated from the coding sequence GTGACTTTCGACGGCGGCTCGTCGGGCGACCCCAACCGGTTCGGCAGTGAGGCGTTCTACGCCTCGCTGGGCCGGGCCTTCGTCGCCATGTGCGCGGTGGTACCGGTGCTCTTCCTCGTCGAGGCGCTGGATGTCTGGCTGGGCGCCGGCTTCGACCCGGCCGCCGGGATCATCCCCAAGCGCATCGACGGGCTGGACGGCGTCTTCTTCTCGCCCTTCCTCCACCACGGCTTCGACCACCTCTACAGCAACAGCATCCCGCTGATCCTGCTCGGCACCTTCGTGCTCGCCGCCGGGGTCCGCCGCTTCCTCTGGTCGACACTGGTGATCATCCTGGTCAGCGGTCTGGGCGTCTGGTTCACCGGATCGCCCAACTCGATCGTGGTCGGCGCCAGCGGAGTGATCTTCGGGTACCTCGGCCTGTTGCTCACCCGGGGTGTGGTGGAGCGCACATGGTGGAACTTCGCCGTCGTGCTCCTGGTCGGCCTCCTCTACGGCTGGCAGTTGGTCGGCATCCTCCCCACCGACGAGCGAATCTCCTGGCAGGGGCACCTGTTCGGGTTGGTCGGCGGAGTGCTCGCCGCAGTGCTCTTCCGCCGTCGGCCCGGGGTCGACGCGGGATATCCGCTCACCACCTCGTGA
- a CDS encoding DMT family transporter — protein sequence MPSAALRVTGVGLAVLSGLAVALQSRINGELGVRLGDGIAAAVVSFGLGLLVLLVLVPVVPAGRRGLRRLRSALAAGTLRPWQCLGGVCGALLVATQGLTIGTLGVAVFTVAVVAGQTGSSLAVDRAGLGPTGRQPVTANRLAGAALTVVAVLIAVGDRLGDPGTLALALLPLLGGIAIAWQQAVNGQVRAASGSALTATLVNFAVGTLALLVTLAVDLLVRGLPTGGFPSEPWFYLGGPIGILFIALAAAVVRFTGVLLLGLATIAGQIVGAVLLDVLLPTAASHPGPATLLGAALTLVAVLIAALGPPVRR from the coding sequence GTGCCGTCGGCGGCGCTGCGGGTCACCGGAGTCGGGCTCGCCGTCCTCTCCGGCCTCGCCGTGGCACTCCAGTCGCGGATCAACGGCGAGCTGGGCGTACGCCTCGGCGACGGCATCGCCGCCGCGGTGGTCTCGTTCGGTCTGGGGCTGCTCGTCCTGCTGGTGCTGGTCCCCGTCGTCCCGGCCGGGCGGCGGGGACTGCGCCGGTTGCGGAGCGCCCTCGCCGCCGGGACCCTGCGCCCGTGGCAGTGCCTCGGCGGGGTCTGCGGCGCCCTGCTGGTCGCCACGCAGGGGCTCACCATCGGCACGCTCGGCGTGGCGGTCTTCACCGTCGCGGTGGTGGCCGGCCAGACCGGCAGCAGCCTCGCCGTGGACCGGGCCGGTCTCGGTCCGACCGGCCGCCAACCGGTCACGGCCAACCGGCTGGCCGGAGCGGCGCTGACCGTGGTGGCGGTGCTCATCGCCGTCGGCGACCGGCTGGGCGACCCGGGCACGCTGGCCCTGGCTCTGCTGCCCCTGCTCGGCGGGATCGCCATCGCCTGGCAGCAGGCGGTCAACGGCCAGGTACGCGCGGCCTCGGGCAGCGCGTTGACCGCCACGCTGGTCAACTTCGCGGTCGGGACGCTGGCGCTGCTCGTGACGCTCGCCGTCGACCTGCTGGTCCGCGGTCTGCCGACCGGCGGGTTCCCGTCCGAACCCTGGTTCTACCTCGGCGGTCCGATCGGCATCCTGTTCATCGCGCTCGCGGCGGCGGTCGTCCGGTTCACCGGGGTGCTCCTGCTCGGACTGGCGACCATCGCCGGCCAGATCGTCGGGGCGGTGCTGTTGGACGTGCTGCTGCCCACGGCGGCCTCGCACCCCGGGCCGGCCACCCTGCTCGGGGCCGCCCTCACCCTGGTCGCCGTGCTGATCGCCGCGCTCGGCCCACCGGTACGCCGCTGA
- a CDS encoding DUF4245 domain-containing protein translates to METADRVPADSTPPDGQPPLTPPGPATTPPQGQPPVPGGGPAGRSGRSPKDMAISLLVLLVPIALLLAFYRGFLGGEEPTTVDPAPAVEQARAANVFPVAEPSGLGSDWQTITARFQQTEQGASLRLGYLTPEGRGVQLVQSNVPVERLLPQELTDQSQPQGALDLEGRSWQRYTARGNERALVLLEPARTVIVVGDATENELRELADSVR, encoded by the coding sequence GTGGAGACCGCAGACCGCGTACCCGCCGATTCGACCCCGCCGGACGGCCAGCCGCCGCTGACCCCGCCCGGGCCGGCGACGACCCCACCGCAGGGGCAACCGCCGGTGCCCGGCGGCGGGCCGGCGGGACGTTCCGGACGTTCCCCGAAGGACATGGCGATCTCGCTGCTGGTGCTGCTCGTGCCGATCGCCCTGCTGCTCGCCTTCTACCGGGGTTTCCTCGGCGGCGAGGAGCCGACCACCGTCGACCCGGCCCCCGCCGTCGAACAGGCCCGGGCGGCGAACGTCTTCCCGGTGGCCGAACCGTCCGGTCTCGGTTCCGACTGGCAGACCATCACGGCCCGGTTCCAGCAGACCGAGCAGGGGGCGAGCCTGCGCCTGGGCTACCTGACGCCGGAGGGACGCGGCGTCCAGCTCGTGCAGAGCAACGTGCCGGTGGAACGGCTCCTGCCCCAGGAACTCACCGACCAGAGCCAGCCGCAGGGCGCGCTCGACCTGGAGGGCCGGAGCTGGCAGCGCTACACCGCCCGGGGCAACGAGCGTGCCCTGGTGCTGCTGGAACCCGCACGGACGGTGATCGTCGTGGGGGACGCGACCGAGAACGAACTACGCGAGTTGGCCGACTCCGTACGGTAG
- a CDS encoding exodeoxyribonuclease VII small subunit, with translation MTAEKNPENLSYEQARAELASVVERLEAGGTSLEESLALWERGERLAEICQHWLDGARARIDAARQDADA, from the coding sequence ATGACTGCGGAGAAGAACCCCGAGAACCTCAGCTACGAGCAGGCCCGCGCCGAGCTGGCCTCGGTGGTGGAACGGCTGGAGGCCGGCGGTACGTCACTGGAGGAGTCGCTGGCGCTCTGGGAACGGGGCGAGCGGCTCGCCGAGATCTGCCAGCACTGGCTGGACGGCGCACGCGCGCGGATCGACGCCGCCCGCCAGGACGCCGACGCCTGA
- the glpX gene encoding class II fructose-bisphosphatase has protein sequence MTNTRTRIPQDLDRNLALDLVRVTEAAAMAAGRWVGRGDKEGGDGAAVDAMRKLINSIPMRGVVVIGEGEKDNAPMLFNGEEVGDGSGPEVDVAVDPIDGTTLMSKGMPNALAVLAVAERGAMFDPSAVFYMEKLAVGPAYADVVDIDAGVTENLRRIAKVKGTDVSGVTVCVLDRPRHDDLVGQIRRTGAGIRFISDGDIAGAIAAARGESDVDVLMGIGGTPEGITAACALKCMGGMMQAKLWPRDDAERAKALDAGHDLDRVLTTDDLVTGDNCFFVATGVTSGDLLRGVSYRAGGAYTQSIVMRSKSGTIRVIDSYHRLEKLALYSAIDFDGRPLAEQE, from the coding sequence ATGACGAACACCAGGACGCGGATCCCCCAGGATCTCGACCGAAATCTCGCCCTCGATCTGGTCCGCGTCACCGAGGCGGCGGCGATGGCCGCCGGGCGGTGGGTCGGACGGGGCGACAAGGAGGGCGGGGACGGGGCAGCCGTCGACGCCATGCGCAAACTGATCAACTCGATCCCGATGCGGGGCGTCGTGGTGATCGGCGAGGGCGAGAAGGACAACGCCCCGATGCTGTTCAACGGCGAGGAGGTCGGTGACGGCAGCGGCCCCGAGGTGGACGTGGCGGTCGACCCGATCGACGGCACCACGCTGATGAGCAAGGGCATGCCGAACGCCCTGGCGGTGCTGGCGGTGGCCGAACGGGGCGCGATGTTCGACCCGAGCGCCGTCTTCTACATGGAGAAGCTCGCCGTCGGGCCGGCGTACGCGGACGTGGTCGACATCGACGCCGGGGTCACCGAGAACCTGCGCCGGATCGCCAAGGTCAAGGGCACCGACGTCTCCGGCGTGACGGTCTGCGTGCTCGACCGCCCGCGCCACGACGACCTGGTCGGCCAGATCCGCCGGACCGGGGCCGGCATCCGGTTCATCTCCGACGGTGACATCGCCGGGGCCATCGCCGCCGCCCGGGGCGAATCCGACGTCGACGTGCTGATGGGCATCGGCGGCACCCCGGAGGGGATCACCGCCGCCTGCGCCCTGAAGTGCATGGGCGGGATGATGCAGGCCAAGCTCTGGCCCCGGGACGACGCCGAGCGGGCCAAGGCCCTCGACGCCGGTCACGACCTCGACCGGGTGCTCACCACCGACGACCTGGTCACCGGGGACAACTGCTTCTTCGTGGCCACCGGCGTCACCTCGGGGGACCTGCTGCGCGGGGTCAGCTACCGGGCCGGTGGGGCGTACACCCAGTCGATCGTGATGCGGTCCAAGAGCGGCACGATCCGGGTGATCGACTCGTACCACCGTCTGGAGAAGCTGGCGCTCTACTCGGCGATCGACTTCGACGGCCGTCCCCTGGCCGAACAGGAGTGA
- a CDS encoding NAD-dependent epimerase/dehydratase family protein — translation MSTHVIVGAGPVGLATARLLADQGCRVRLVSRRGRGPEHPAVERIAADAADVDRLTALTQGAVALYNCANPAYHRWPTDWPPIAAALLAAAEHTRAVLVIAGNLYGYGPVTGPMTEQTPLRPNSVKGSVRARMWTEALAAHRAGRIRATEVRGSDYLGAGAHSAATTLVLPRAATGRRIAVPADPDAPHSWTYVGDMARTLVTVATDERAWGRAWHAPSPPPISVRGLAARAAALAGARPPRITRLPAPVLTLGGLVSREIREIREIAYQFYRPFVLDSTAVTGTFGLTCTPLDEALTDSLPALAAAGPPTPVR, via the coding sequence GTGTCCACTCATGTGATCGTTGGTGCCGGGCCGGTCGGTCTCGCCACCGCCCGGCTCCTCGCCGACCAGGGATGCCGGGTGCGCCTGGTCAGCCGACGCGGCCGGGGACCGGAGCACCCGGCCGTCGAACGGATCGCCGCCGACGCCGCCGACGTCGACCGGCTGACCGCCCTGACGCAGGGAGCGGTCGCCCTCTACAACTGTGCCAACCCGGCGTACCACCGCTGGCCGACCGACTGGCCCCCGATCGCGGCGGCGTTGCTGGCGGCCGCCGAGCACACCCGCGCGGTGCTGGTCATCGCCGGCAACCTCTACGGGTACGGTCCGGTCACCGGGCCGATGACCGAACAGACGCCGCTGCGGCCGAACAGCGTCAAGGGGTCGGTACGCGCGCGGATGTGGACCGAGGCGCTGGCCGCACACCGGGCCGGACGGATCCGGGCCACCGAGGTGCGTGGCTCGGATTACCTCGGGGCCGGCGCGCACTCCGCCGCCACCACGCTCGTGCTGCCGCGAGCGGCGACCGGCCGGCGGATCGCCGTACCGGCCGACCCGGACGCCCCGCACAGTTGGACGTACGTCGGCGACATGGCCCGTACCCTCGTCACGGTCGCCACCGACGAGCGGGCCTGGGGCCGGGCCTGGCACGCGCCGAGCCCGCCACCGATCTCGGTACGCGGTCTCGCCGCGCGGGCGGCGGCCCTGGCGGGTGCCCGACCGCCCCGGATCACCCGGCTGCCCGCACCGGTGCTCACCCTCGGTGGCCTGGTCAGCCGGGAGATCCGGGAGATCCGGGAGATCGCCTACCAGTTCTACCGGCCATTCGTGCTCGACTCGACCGCCGTCACCGGGACGTTCGGGCTGACCTGCACCCCGCTCGACGAGGCACTGACCGACAGCCTGCCTGCGCTGGCCGCCGCCGGCCCGCCCACCCCCGTCCGCTGA
- the otsB gene encoding trehalose-phosphatase, translating into MPPLNLGNQEPKSPLDAAHAWAATAERAGEYVLFFDFDGTLAPVDDDPNAVKPAPKVLAALEALAPVVRRVAIVSARPVEFLRDHFGGLVGIDLYGLYGLEHSHSGGETVTEPAALPWVPTMAELADLARAELPPGTLVEFKRLSVALHYRTAPHLAEAVESWGRAQADRLGLRVQAGRMVLELKPPVDRDKGMVIDEAVRSAAGAWYFGDDVSDIKAFTALRARAAADPEFVGVCVAVANPETGQEVARAADLTIDSPSALGDFLSDAAARLR; encoded by the coding sequence GTGCCGCCGTTGAATCTGGGCAACCAGGAGCCGAAGAGCCCGCTCGACGCCGCCCACGCGTGGGCCGCGACCGCCGAGCGGGCGGGAGAGTACGTCCTCTTCTTCGACTTCGACGGCACACTCGCCCCGGTCGACGACGACCCCAACGCGGTCAAGCCCGCCCCGAAGGTCCTCGCCGCGCTCGAGGCGCTCGCCCCCGTCGTACGGCGGGTCGCGATCGTCTCCGCCCGCCCGGTCGAGTTCCTGCGTGACCACTTCGGCGGGCTCGTCGGCATCGACCTCTACGGCCTCTACGGGCTGGAGCACAGCCACTCCGGGGGCGAGACCGTCACCGAGCCGGCCGCCCTGCCCTGGGTGCCCACCATGGCCGAACTGGCCGACCTGGCCCGCGCCGAACTTCCCCCGGGCACCCTGGTCGAGTTCAAGCGGCTCTCCGTCGCCCTGCACTACCGCACCGCGCCGCACCTGGCCGAGGCGGTGGAGAGCTGGGGCCGGGCCCAGGCCGACCGGCTGGGGCTGCGGGTGCAGGCCGGTCGGATGGTGCTGGAGCTCAAGCCCCCGGTCGACCGGGACAAGGGCATGGTGATCGACGAGGCGGTCCGCTCCGCCGCCGGGGCCTGGTACTTCGGCGACGACGTCTCCGACATCAAGGCGTTCACCGCGCTGCGCGCCCGGGCCGCCGCCGATCCCGAGTTCGTCGGGGTCTGCGTCGCGGTGGCCAACCCGGAGACCGGGCAGGAGGTCGCCCGGGCCGCCGACCTGACCATCGACTCCCCGTCCGCCCTCGGCGACTTCCTCAGCGACGCCGCCGCCCGGCTGCGCTGA
- a CDS encoding helix-turn-helix domain-containing protein, which yields MSHTRDKSASHDDAADGRSYRRRVTHAHARKIEFADFVRRALDDARTARAWSGTEVSRRTGVSRQTINRWVRGDWSSDPEAARVVSFCEGLGLDPAGAFAALGWDRTGPARRRPETPPMDPDVEALLRRLVDPGVSDLEKFHIRETVRYLAYRPILPNNTRDPDKQAG from the coding sequence ATGTCACATACACGTGACAAGAGCGCGTCTCACGACGACGCGGCAGACGGCCGGTCGTACCGTCGTCGGGTGACCCACGCCCATGCGCGCAAGATCGAATTCGCCGACTTCGTGCGTCGGGCGCTCGACGACGCGCGGACGGCCCGGGCCTGGAGCGGCACCGAGGTGTCCCGCCGGACGGGCGTCTCCCGGCAGACCATCAACCGGTGGGTCCGGGGCGACTGGAGCAGTGACCCCGAGGCCGCACGGGTGGTCTCCTTCTGCGAGGGGCTCGGGCTGGACCCGGCGGGGGCCTTCGCCGCCCTCGGCTGGGACCGGACCGGCCCGGCCCGTCGCCGGCCGGAGACCCCGCCGATGGACCCGGACGTCGAGGCGCTGCTACGCCGCCTGGTCGATCCCGGCGTCTCGGATCTTGAGAAGTTCCACATCCGAGAAACCGTTCGATACCTCGCTTATCGCCCCATACTTCCCAACAACACCCGCGATCCGGACAAACAAGCCGGCTAG
- a CDS encoding NAD(P)/FAD-dependent oxidoreductase, producing MREVDVAIIGAGPSGLFAAYYAGFRGLSVAVVDALPEPGGQIAAMYPEKMIYDIAGFPAIKGRDLVANLVAQAATATPEYLLGVRAEHLEHQDGKPVLTLVGGERLHCGAVIITGGLGSFTPRPLPAAVGFVGTGLVYFVPQPTDLAGRDVLIVGGGDSAFDWAAALAPLARSVTLVHRRERFRAHAATVARVRELPVRIVVNAEVTKLHGDTVVTGVDVAVRGGVAETMPADAVIAALGFTADLGPLVDWGLRLDRRHIVVDSAMATNLPRVYAAGDITEYPGKVRLIATGFGEAATAVNNAAVAIDPAAHLFPGHSSDGT from the coding sequence ATGCGAGAGGTCGATGTCGCCATAATCGGGGCCGGTCCGTCCGGCCTCTTCGCCGCCTACTACGCCGGGTTCCGGGGACTGTCGGTGGCCGTCGTCGACGCCCTGCCCGAGCCGGGCGGGCAGATCGCGGCGATGTATCCGGAGAAGATGATCTACGACATCGCCGGGTTTCCCGCGATCAAGGGGCGGGACCTGGTCGCCAACCTGGTCGCGCAAGCGGCCACCGCGACACCCGAGTACCTGCTCGGCGTCCGTGCCGAGCACCTGGAACACCAGGACGGCAAGCCCGTGCTCACCCTCGTCGGCGGCGAACGGCTGCACTGCGGCGCGGTGATCATCACCGGTGGGCTGGGCAGCTTCACCCCGCGTCCGCTCCCGGCCGCCGTGGGCTTCGTCGGCACCGGGCTGGTCTACTTCGTTCCGCAACCGACCGACCTGGCCGGCCGGGACGTGCTCATCGTCGGTGGCGGTGACTCCGCCTTCGACTGGGCGGCAGCGCTGGCCCCGCTGGCCCGTTCGGTGACCCTGGTGCACCGGCGGGAGCGGTTCCGCGCGCATGCCGCCACCGTGGCCCGGGTCCGTGAACTGCCGGTCCGGATCGTGGTCAACGCCGAAGTCACCAAGCTGCACGGGGACACCGTGGTGACCGGCGTTGACGTCGCCGTGCGCGGCGGGGTCGCCGAGACCATGCCGGCGGACGCGGTGATCGCCGCGCTCGGCTTCACCGCCGACCTGGGGCCCCTCGTCGACTGGGGGTTGCGGCTGGACCGGCGGCACATCGTGGTCGACAGCGCGATGGCCACCAACCTGCCCCGGGTCTACGCCGCCGGGGACATCACCGAGTACCCCGGCAAGGTCCGGCTGATCGCCACCGGCTTCGGCGAGGCGGCCACGGCGGTGAACAACGCGGCGGTGGCGATCGACCCGGCGGCGCACCTCTTCCCCGGTCACTCCTCCGACGGCACCTGA
- a CDS encoding TetR/AcrR family transcriptional regulator: protein MPAPSIRARVRAEMIAEIKAVARRHLATDGANLSLRAVAREMGMVSSAVYRYFPSRDELLTALIIEAYDALGAAVEAADTDHDPADLRGRWTACCRAARHWALAHPAEYALLYGSPVPGYSAPADTVGPAQRPPAALVGILHDGLASGRLSAPPDELPEPLRTDLAEVGAALQTRMPEALLARGMAGWTQLFGLISFEIFGRINNALPHRDDYFDHQITLMADLIGLP from the coding sequence ATGCCCGCACCCTCCATCCGCGCCCGGGTACGTGCCGAGATGATCGCCGAAATCAAGGCCGTCGCCCGTCGACATCTCGCCACCGACGGCGCCAACCTGTCGCTGCGCGCGGTGGCCCGGGAGATGGGCATGGTCTCCTCGGCGGTCTACCGCTACTTCCCCAGCCGGGACGAGCTGCTCACCGCGCTGATCATCGAGGCGTACGACGCGCTGGGCGCGGCGGTGGAGGCGGCCGACACGGACCACGACCCGGCCGACCTCCGCGGACGCTGGACGGCCTGCTGCCGGGCGGCCCGGCACTGGGCGCTGGCCCACCCGGCCGAGTACGCGCTGCTCTACGGCAGCCCGGTGCCCGGGTACTCCGCCCCCGCCGACACCGTCGGACCGGCCCAGCGCCCGCCGGCCGCCCTGGTCGGCATTCTGCACGACGGGCTCGCCAGCGGACGGCTGAGCGCACCTCCGGACGAACTGCCCGAGCCGCTGCGAACCGACCTCGCCGAGGTCGGCGCGGCCCTGCAGACCAGGATGCCGGAGGCGCTGCTGGCCCGGGGCATGGCCGGCTGGACCCAGCTCTTCGGGCTGATCAGCTTCGAGATCTTCGGCCGGATCAACAACGCCCTGCCCCACCGGGACGACTACTTCGACCACCAGATCACCCTGATGGCCGACCTGATCGGCCTCCCCTGA
- a CDS encoding lytic transglycosylase domain-containing protein, giving the protein MSRLWSRLGARTAAVALLSVGVAGGFYLGEDRQTRPSDPTAQVGQVEIEQSRYVQTEHVVESARYQTELLHAQRAEAAAEMAARKAAAERAARKKREAEAKAKAEAEEAAKEAAEKAASKPYDGPIPASCNEYSGNRKTGCAMLLNSGFGIDQMPCLDRLWKKESGWNHKAENPSSGAYGIPQALPGSKMGSVGDDWRTNPATQIEWGLGYIKGRYGTPCKAWAHSQDTGWY; this is encoded by the coding sequence GTGAGTCGGCTGTGGAGCCGGTTGGGTGCCCGAACCGCCGCCGTCGCGTTGCTCTCCGTGGGCGTCGCCGGCGGCTTCTACTTGGGCGAAGACCGCCAGACCCGGCCATCGGACCCGACCGCGCAGGTCGGCCAGGTCGAGATTGAGCAGTCGCGGTACGTGCAGACCGAGCACGTCGTCGAGTCCGCCAGGTACCAGACCGAACTGCTGCACGCGCAGCGGGCCGAGGCCGCCGCCGAGATGGCCGCCCGTAAGGCCGCCGCCGAGCGTGCGGCCCGCAAGAAGCGCGAGGCCGAGGCGAAGGCCAAGGCGGAGGCCGAGGAGGCCGCCAAGGAGGCGGCGGAGAAGGCTGCCTCCAAACCGTACGACGGCCCGATCCCGGCCTCGTGCAACGAGTACAGCGGGAACCGGAAGACCGGCTGCGCCATGCTGCTCAACTCCGGGTTCGGCATCGACCAGATGCCCTGCCTGGACCGGCTCTGGAAGAAGGAGAGCGGCTGGAACCACAAGGCCGAGAATCCCTCCTCCGGCGCGTACGGGATCCCGCAGGCGCTGCCGGGCAGCAAGATGGGCTCGGTCGGCGACGACTGGCGGACCAACCCGGCCACCCAGATCGAGTGGGGCCTCGGCTACATCAAGGGCCGGTACGGCACCCCGTGCAAGGCCTGGGCGCACTCCCAGGACACCGGCTGGTACTGA
- a CDS encoding PhoH family protein, protein MTTRRTPAGGDQTPAATTTTRRTSRSRRAATAPAEPGEPRPEVFVLDTSVLLSDPAAFHRFAEHEVVLPLVVISELEGKRHHPELGWFARQSLRMLDELRITHGRLDHPVTANDEGGTLRVELNHTDDRVLPPGFRTESNDARILAVALNLAAEGRRVTLVSKDMPLRVKAAAVGLRADEYRHGQASDPTWTGMAELEVAEEQVGQLYGGETLDLDGAAGLPCHTGLVLHSGNGSALARVQPDKTVRLVRGDREAFGLRGRSAEQRIALDLLLDESVGIVSLGGRAGTGKSALALCAGLEAVMERRRHRKVVVFRPLYAVGGQELGYLPGSEAEKMSPWAQAVFDTLGAVVHENVLEEVTSRGMLEVLPLTHIRGRSLHDAFVIVDEAQSLERGVLLTVLSRIGQGSRVVLTHDVAQRDNLRVGRHDGVTAVIEALKGHPLFAHVTLSRSERSPIAAMVTDLLEDIPL, encoded by the coding sequence GTGACGACTCGTCGTACCCCCGCCGGTGGCGATCAGACCCCGGCCGCGACCACGACCACCCGCCGGACGTCCCGGAGCCGCCGTGCGGCGACGGCGCCCGCCGAGCCCGGGGAGCCCCGACCAGAGGTCTTCGTCCTGGACACCTCGGTTCTGCTCTCGGACCCTGCGGCGTTCCACCGGTTCGCCGAGCACGAGGTGGTCCTCCCCCTCGTGGTGATCTCCGAGTTGGAGGGCAAGCGACACCATCCGGAACTCGGCTGGTTCGCCCGGCAGTCGCTCCGCATGCTCGACGAACTGCGGATCACCCACGGCCGGCTGGACCATCCGGTGACCGCCAACGACGAGGGCGGCACGCTGCGGGTGGAGTTGAACCACACCGACGACCGGGTGCTTCCGCCCGGGTTCCGCACCGAGTCCAACGACGCCCGGATCCTCGCCGTGGCGCTCAACCTGGCCGCCGAGGGGCGGCGGGTGACGCTGGTCAGCAAGGACATGCCGCTGCGGGTCAAGGCCGCCGCCGTCGGGCTGCGCGCCGACGAGTACCGGCACGGCCAGGCGAGCGATCCGACCTGGACGGGCATGGCCGAGCTGGAGGTCGCCGAGGAACAGGTCGGTCAGCTGTACGGCGGCGAGACGCTCGACCTGGACGGCGCGGCCGGGCTGCCCTGCCACACCGGCCTGGTGCTGCACTCGGGCAACGGCTCGGCCCTGGCGCGGGTCCAGCCGGACAAGACCGTCCGGCTGGTCCGGGGCGACCGGGAGGCGTTCGGCCTGCGCGGGCGTTCGGCGGAGCAGCGGATCGCCCTGGACCTGCTGCTCGACGAGTCGGTGGGGATCGTCTCGCTCGGCGGTCGGGCGGGCACCGGGAAGTCCGCCCTGGCGCTCTGCGCCGGCCTGGAGGCGGTGATGGAACGCCGCCGGCACCGGAAGGTGGTCGTCTTCCGTCCGCTCTACGCCGTGGGCGGCCAGGAACTGGGCTATCTGCCCGGCTCGGAGGCGGAGAAGATGTCGCCCTGGGCCCAGGCGGTCTTCGACACCCTGGGCGCCGTGGTGCACGAGAACGTGCTGGAGGAGGTCACCTCCCGGGGCATGTTGGAGGTGCTGCCGCTGACCCACATCCGGGGTCGGAGCCTGCACGACGCGTTCGTCATCGTGGACGAGGCGCAGTCGCTGGAGCGGGGGGTGCTGCTCACCGTCCTGTCCCGGATCGGCCAGGGCTCCCGGGTGGTGCTCACCCACGACGTCGCCCAGCGGGACAACCTCCGGGTGGGGCGGCACGACGGGGTGACCGCCGTCATCGAGGCCCTGAAGGGGCATCCCCTCTTCGCGCACGTCACGCTCAGCCGTTCGGAACGGTCGCCGATCGCGGCGATGGTGACCGATCTCCTGGAGGACATCCCGCTCTGA